A stretch of DNA from Clostridium sp. JN-9:
TATTAAATGAAAAATTACTTGATGAATTAAAAAAAATAAAATAATGCGAGAATAGTACTTCAATCTCAATGAAACAAAGTTGATGTTTAAGTACTATTTTTTTATATATACAAATAATAATTAAAAAGTTGTTGAATAGCGTTAATCCATATGATATACTACTAAGGTAGAAAATACACACATTGTCTAACTTATAATGTGGTGCCATTATTGGAATATTATAAGCATGAAGACAATGGAGGCAAAAACCAGGAGGTAAAAAATTATGTCAGTTATTTCAATGAAACAATTATTAGAAGCAGGTGTACACTTTGGACACCAAACAAGAAGATGGAATCCTAAAATGGCTCCATATATTTTCACAGAAAGAAATGGTATATATATCATAGACTTGCAGAAGACTGTTAAAAAAGTTGAAGAAGCTTATGACTTTATAAAAAGCATTTCTGAGGAAGGAAAAGATGTTTTATTTGTAGGAACTAAAAAACAAGCGCAGGAAGCTATTAAAGAAGAATCATTAAGATGTGGAATGTACTTTGTTAATAACAGATGGTTAGGCGGAATGTTAACTAACTTTAGAACAATTAAAACAAGAATTAGCAGATTAGAAGAATTACAGCAGATGGAAGAGAACGGAACTTTTGAAGTTCTTCCTAAAAAAGAAGTTATGAAGCTGAAGAATGAAGAAGAAAAACTTCAGAAAAATTTAGGTGGAATAAAAGAAATGAATTCAACTAATTTAGGAGCACTTTTCGTAGTTGATCCTAGAAAAGAAAAAAATGCTATTTCAGAAGCAAAAATTCTTGGAATTCCAGTTGTTGCAATTGTTGATACAAACTGTGATCCGGATGAAGTTGATTATGTAATACCTGGTAATGATGATGCAATTAGAGCAGTAAAATTAATTACATCTAAAATGGCTGATGCAATAATTGAAGGAAGACAAGGCGAACAGTTATCAGAATAAAATAATAAGGTAGGTGGATAAAATCCATTTACCTTTAAAATTAGTTGGATTTGGAGGAGTTAAAGAATGATTACCGCGCAAATGGTTAAAGAATTAAGGGAAAGAACTGGAGCAGGAATGATGGATTGCAAAAAAGCATTAGGCGAAAGCAATGGCGATCCAGAAAAAGCTGTTGAATATTTAAGAGAAAAAGGTTTGGCTGCTGCAGCTAAAAAATCAGGAAGGGTTGCTGCAGAAGGTCTTGTAATGGCATATATAAGTGATGATAAAAAGGCTGGATCATTAGTTGAAGTCAATTGTGAAACAGACTTTGTTGCTGCAAATGAAGACTTTGTTAATTTAGTTAATAATGTGGCAAAGCAGGCTTCTGCTTCTGTTTCAAAGACGGTGGAAGAGTTTGTAAATGAACCATATATAGAAGACAAAAATATTAAAGTTCAGGATGCAGTTACTGCTTTGATTGCCAAACTAGGGGAAAATATGAATGTAAGAAGATTCGCTAACTTTTCTGTAGAAAATGGAGTGATAGAA
This window harbors:
- the tsf gene encoding translation elongation factor Ts; translation: MITAQMVKELRERTGAGMMDCKKALGESNGDPEKAVEYLREKGLAAAAKKSGRVAAEGLVMAYISDDKKAGSLVEVNCETDFVAANEDFVNLVNNVAKQASASVSKTVEEFVNEPYIEDKNIKVQDAVTALIAKLGENMNVRRFANFSVENGVIESYIHGGGRIGVIVKLNCDKQSEVLNTVAKDIAMQVAASNPLFLSREYVDADTIAKEKEIYRVQALNEGKPEKIVEKMVEGRIQKYYKEVCLVDQIWVKDSELTIAKYLQQKSKEIGSTITVGGFARFERGEGIEKKEENFADEVAKQMQGK
- the rpsB gene encoding 30S ribosomal protein S2, whose amino-acid sequence is MSVISMKQLLEAGVHFGHQTRRWNPKMAPYIFTERNGIYIIDLQKTVKKVEEAYDFIKSISEEGKDVLFVGTKKQAQEAIKEESLRCGMYFVNNRWLGGMLTNFRTIKTRISRLEELQQMEENGTFEVLPKKEVMKLKNEEEKLQKNLGGIKEMNSTNLGALFVVDPRKEKNAISEAKILGIPVVAIVDTNCDPDEVDYVIPGNDDAIRAVKLITSKMADAIIEGRQGEQLSE